A single Prevotella sp. E15-22 DNA region contains:
- the gltX gene encoding glutamate--tRNA ligase yields MTERKVRVRFAPSPTGPLHIGGVRTALYNYLFARQHGGELVFRIEDTDTNRFVPQAEAYIIEAFNWLGIKFDEGVSFGGNYGPYRQSERRDIYKKYVQQLLDNGKAYIAFDTPEELDAKRKEIENFQYDNKTRQTMRNSLTMSKEDVDKLIAEGHQYVVRIKIDAGEEVLVDDMIRGEVRVKSDILDDKVLYKSADELPTYHLANIVDDHLMEITHVIRGEEWLPSAPLHVLLYKAFGWEDTMPRFAHLPLLLKPDGKGKLSKRDGDRLGFPVFPLDWKDEQGNVTSTGYREQGYFPEAVINFLALLGWNPGTEQELFLLDELVPLFDISKCSKAGAKFAYEKGIWFNHEYILKKSAEEIAHLWEPEVRSHGVKDSFDRIVKVCEMMKDRVSFVKEMWPLCSFFFEAPTAYDEKTAKKRWKEDSAQTLTALCEILEGIDDFSLENQEKIVHEWIEKNELKLGNVMNAWRLCLVGEGKGPGMFDISAFLGKEETIRRTRKAIEVLG; encoded by the coding sequence ATGACAGAAAGAAAAGTTAGGGTGCGCTTTGCACCCAGCCCCACAGGGCCCCTTCATATCGGTGGTGTTCGTACCGCCTTGTATAACTATTTATTTGCTCGCCAACATGGTGGTGAACTGGTGTTCCGTATTGAGGATACCGACACGAACCGCTTTGTACCACAAGCCGAAGCCTACATCATTGAGGCTTTCAATTGGTTGGGCATCAAATTCGACGAGGGTGTGAGTTTCGGTGGAAACTACGGTCCTTACCGTCAGAGCGAGCGCCGCGACATCTACAAGAAATACGTGCAGCAGTTGCTAGACAACGGCAAAGCATATATTGCATTCGACACCCCCGAGGAGTTGGATGCCAAGCGCAAGGAGATTGAGAATTTCCAGTATGACAACAAGACACGTCAGACGATGCGTAACTCTCTGACGATGAGTAAAGAAGACGTTGACAAGCTGATTGCCGAAGGTCACCAATATGTGGTACGTATCAAGATTGACGCCGGCGAAGAGGTATTGGTGGACGATATGATCCGTGGAGAGGTTCGCGTTAAGAGCGACATTCTCGACGACAAGGTACTATACAAGAGTGCCGACGAATTACCCACCTATCACTTGGCCAATATCGTCGACGACCATTTGATGGAAATCACCCACGTGATTCGTGGTGAAGAGTGGCTGCCTTCTGCCCCACTCCATGTGCTTCTCTATAAAGCTTTTGGTTGGGAGGACACCATGCCCCGTTTTGCCCACCTGCCCCTGTTGCTAAAGCCAGACGGCAAGGGCAAGTTGTCAAAGCGCGACGGCGACCGTCTGGGATTCCCAGTATTCCCACTTGACTGGAAAGACGAGCAAGGCAACGTCACCTCAACAGGCTATCGTGAGCAGGGCTACTTCCCCGAAGCCGTCATCAACTTCCTGGCACTGCTGGGATGGAACCCCGGCACAGAGCAGGAGCTCTTCCTGCTGGACGAGCTAGTGCCCCTCTTCGACATTTCAAAGTGTTCAAAGGCAGGTGCTAAGTTCGCCTACGAGAAGGGCATCTGGTTCAACCACGAGTATATCTTGAAGAAGAGTGCCGAGGAGATTGCTCATCTATGGGAGCCTGAGGTACGCTCTCACGGTGTGAAGGACTCGTTCGACCGCATCGTCAAGGTGTGCGAGATGATGAAAGACCGTGTATCGTTTGTTAAGGAGATGTGGCCTCTTTGCTCTTTCTTCTTCGAGGCACCCACCGCTTATGACGAAAAAACTGCCAAGAAGCGCTGGAAGGAAGACTCTGCACAAACGCTGACCGCGCTGTGCGAGATACTCGAGGGTATCGACGATTTCTCACTGGAAAACCAGGAGAAAATTGTGCACGAATGGATTGAGAAGAATGAGTTAAAACTGGGCAATGTCATGAACGCATGGCGCCTGTGCTTGGTTGGTGAAGGAAAAGGTCCCGGCATGTTCGATATCTCTGCATTCCTGGGCAAGGAAGAAACAATTCGTAGAACAAGAAAAGCCATTGAAGTATTGGGCTAA
- a CDS encoding 3-deoxy-D-manno-octulosonic acid transferase, translating to MYQLFIYLYLLGVAVYSLFNEKVRKMWRGERDAFRVLREKVDPNARYVWFHAASLGEFEQGRPLMEQLKREHPEIKILLTFFSPSGYEVRKNYEGADIICYLPLDTIGNARRFLRIIRPEMAFFIKYEFWYNYLHILKHRHVPVYSVSSIFREGQVFFRWYGRQYGMVLKCFTHFYVQNEVSKQLLARIGLYNVTVTGDTRFDRVLQIKEQAKQLSIIEQFAEGHKVFIAGSSWQPDEEIFIKYFNEHRDWRLVIAPHVIGEDHLQQIEKMLEGRKVTRYTNGENENVKDSEVLIVNCFGLLSSIYRYADVTYVGGGFGVGIHNTLEAAVWDVPVIFGPNNDKFQEAQGLKACKGGFEISSYEDFTTLMNRFDNDEKELQEAGQQAGAYVEQLAGATKQILADVKL from the coding sequence ATGTATCAATTATTCATCTATCTTTACCTACTTGGAGTAGCTGTTTACAGCCTCTTCAATGAAAAGGTACGAAAAATGTGGCGCGGAGAGCGTGATGCCTTCCGTGTGCTACGCGAAAAGGTGGACCCTAACGCCCGATACGTTTGGTTCCACGCAGCCTCACTCGGTGAGTTTGAGCAGGGGCGCCCATTAATGGAGCAATTGAAACGTGAGCATCCTGAGATAAAGATCCTGCTCACATTCTTCTCCCCATCAGGCTATGAGGTTCGCAAGAACTATGAAGGCGCAGACATTATTTGCTACCTGCCACTTGACACCATTGGCAACGCACGCCGATTCCTGCGCATCATCCGCCCAGAGATGGCCTTTTTTATCAAGTATGAGTTCTGGTACAACTACCTGCACATACTGAAACATCGTCATGTGCCCGTATACAGTGTCAGCAGCATTTTCCGTGAGGGACAGGTGTTCTTCCGCTGGTATGGACGTCAATATGGCATGGTTTTGAAATGCTTCACACATTTCTATGTACAGAACGAGGTTAGCAAGCAACTTTTAGCAAGAATCGGTCTGTACAACGTGACCGTGACAGGCGACACACGCTTCGACCGCGTACTACAGATTAAGGAGCAAGCCAAACAGCTATCCATCATCGAACAGTTTGCTGAAGGACACAAGGTATTCATTGCAGGTAGCAGTTGGCAGCCTGATGAGGAAATATTTATCAAGTATTTCAATGAACACCGTGACTGGCGATTGGTCATTGCGCCACACGTAATAGGTGAAGATCATCTGCAACAGATAGAGAAGATGCTGGAAGGCCGCAAGGTGACACGTTACACCAACGGAGAAAACGAGAATGTTAAGGACTCGGAGGTTCTCATCGTTAACTGCTTCGGATTACTTAGCAGCATCTATCGTTATGCCGACGTAACCTATGTTGGTGGAGGATTCGGTGTTGGCATCCACAACACTCTGGAAGCAGCTGTTTGGGACGTCCCTGTTATCTTCGGCCCCAACAACGATAAGTTCCAAGAGGCACAAGGACTAAAAGCTTGCAAGGGAGGTTTCGAAATCTCATCGTATGAAGATTTCACCACACTGATGAATCGTTTCGATAACGATGAAAAAGAATTGCAGGAAGCAGGACAGCAGGCTGGTGCTTACGTAGAGCAATTGGCTGGTGCAACAAAACAGATTCTGGCAGACGTCAAACTATAA
- a CDS encoding metallophosphoesterase produces MWMMIFMILPFLAIAYVGWHVWTLVPLPRLFRAILIITGILSFLLIFLNFNRTIDRMPLWLARLSYDISNSSLFILLYLVITFLVLDLGRLVRLIPKGWVCQNVYTTIIITLALFVVFLAGNIHYRHKKRVELQLTTEKELKKPLRLVMLSDLHLGYHNTRAELHRWVDMINSEKPDYVLIAGDIIDMSMRPLIEENMAEEFQRIEAPVYACLGNHEYYSGEPQAQKFYQDAGIHLLRDTCEVVGDLCIIGRDDRTNPHRQSAKKTFNEADHTKYTIVMDHQPYNLNQAEEAGIDFQLSGHTHRGQVWPISWITDRIYECSHGELRRGNTHYYVSSGIGIWGGKFRIGTQSEYIVTQLTTK; encoded by the coding sequence ATGTGGATGATGATTTTCATGATACTGCCCTTTCTGGCAATTGCCTATGTAGGATGGCATGTATGGACATTGGTTCCTCTGCCACGCCTATTCAGGGCTATCCTCATCATCACGGGTATACTCTCTTTTCTGCTCATATTCCTGAACTTCAACCGCACCATCGACCGCATGCCATTGTGGCTGGCGCGACTGTCTTACGATATCAGCAATAGTAGTCTGTTTATCCTCCTTTATCTAGTCATCACATTCTTAGTGCTTGATTTAGGGCGTCTGGTCAGACTCATACCAAAAGGATGGGTTTGTCAGAATGTTTATACTACCATCATCATCACTTTAGCACTGTTTGTGGTATTCCTAGCAGGGAACATACATTATCGACACAAGAAACGCGTGGAACTGCAGCTCACTACAGAGAAGGAGTTGAAAAAGCCACTGCGTCTGGTGATGTTAAGCGATTTGCACTTAGGCTACCACAATACAAGAGCAGAACTGCATCGCTGGGTTGACATGATAAACAGTGAGAAGCCTGACTATGTACTCATCGCAGGCGACATCATTGATATGAGCATGCGACCACTCATCGAAGAGAACATGGCAGAGGAGTTTCAGCGTATTGAAGCACCTGTTTACGCCTGCCTAGGTAACCATGAGTATTACTCTGGCGAGCCACAGGCTCAGAAGTTCTATCAGGATGCAGGTATTCATCTGTTGCGCGACACTTGCGAGGTTGTAGGTGACTTATGTATCATTGGTCGCGACGATCGCACCAATCCACATCGTCAATCTGCAAAAAAAACCTTCAACGAGGCAGACCACACGAAATACACCATTGTGATGGATCATCAGCCCTATAACCTGAATCAAGCAGAAGAGGCTGGCATTGACTTCCAACTGAGCGGACACACCCATCGCGGTCAGGTATGGCCTATCTCATGGATTACCGACCGCATCTATGAATGCTCACATGGTGAACTACGACGCGGCAACACGCATTACTATGTTTCATCGGGCATAGGTATCTGGGGCGGTAAGTTCCGCATCGGCACCCAATCAGAATATATTGTTACACAACTAACAACTAAATAA
- a CDS encoding FMN-binding protein, protein MKKIAMICAAFAVVVLLTSANKKDNIMVKENGAYVVNTTELGKNVKGYIDATPLKVYIRKNKIEKIEFLPNQETPKYWNAAKKHLQNKWDGMKVSEAKTAEVDGRTGATFSSDAIKKNVKLAVEYYEKNK, encoded by the coding sequence ATGAAGAAAATTGCAATGATTTGCGCTGCTTTTGCAGTCGTTGTACTGCTGACTAGCGCCAACAAGAAGGACAACATCATGGTGAAAGAGAACGGAGCCTATGTTGTCAACACGACCGAACTCGGTAAGAACGTGAAAGGCTATATTGACGCCACTCCTCTGAAGGTTTATATTCGTAAGAACAAGATTGAAAAGATTGAGTTCCTGCCTAACCAGGAAACGCCCAAATACTGGAATGCTGCAAAGAAACACCTGCAGAACAAATGGGACGGCATGAAGGTGTCGGAAGCCAAGACCGCTGAGGTGGACGGCCGTACAGGAGCTACATTCTCGAGCGATGCCATCAAAAAGAATGTAAAACTGGCTGTAGAATACTACGAAAAGAACAAATAA
- a CDS encoding indolepyruvate oxidoreductase subunit beta, which yields MKTDIILCGVGGQGILSIATIIGEAAMNENLYIKQAEVHGMSQRGGDVQSNLRISSAPIASDLIAKGGADVVISMEPMEALRYLPFLSKDGWIITSSAPFKNIPNYPDMDVINGDLDKLPHVIKIDIEQMAKDHGVPRSANVILLGAAQKALGIEYNKLEDAIRRVFGRKGEAIVEANIKALALGRSAQK from the coding sequence ATGAAAACAGATATCATTTTGTGTGGTGTAGGAGGACAAGGTATCCTTTCTATCGCAACGATTATAGGCGAGGCTGCCATGAACGAGAATCTTTATATTAAACAGGCCGAGGTTCATGGTATGAGTCAGCGTGGCGGCGATGTGCAGTCGAATCTGCGTATATCGTCGGCACCCATTGCCAGTGACTTGATTGCTAAGGGCGGGGCAGACGTGGTTATCTCTATGGAACCGATGGAAGCCCTACGCTATCTGCCATTCTTATCGAAGGATGGATGGATTATCACTAGTAGTGCGCCTTTTAAAAATATACCGAACTATCCTGATATGGATGTTATCAATGGTGACCTGGACAAACTCCCTCATGTCATTAAGATAGATATTGAGCAGATGGCCAAGGATCATGGCGTACCTCGTTCGGCAAATGTCATTTTGCTGGGTGCGGCGCAAAAGGCATTGGGTATTGAGTATAATAAGTTGGAGGACGCTATCCGTCGCGTCTTTGGTCGTAAAGGCGAGGCTATTGTTGAGGCTAATATTAAAGCATTGGCCTTAGGACGTAGTGCTCAGAAATAA
- a CDS encoding thiamine pyrophosphate-dependent enzyme codes for MKRQLLLGDEAIALGALHAGLSGVYAYPGTPSTEITEFIQGNALAKERGVHSRWSTNEKTAMEAALGMSFMGKRALVCMKHVGMNVCADPFVNSGMTGVNGGVVVLVADDPSMHSSQDEQDSRFYGKFAMVPIFEPSTQQEAYDMMATAFEYSEKQCLPVLMRVTTRMAHSRAVVECVDEPRQQNELIYNAVAANWVLLPANARKRNDVVTAQQASLEEDAANSPYNIYMEGHDLSLGIIASGIGFNYVNECFPNGSPYPILKISQYPLPKKLVRRLMSECKQVLIVEEGQPFIEDMVRGVGDSKDIKGKLDGTLPRTGELNPDIVKKALGMEIGECFNPCADVVPRPPALCQGCGHRDVYTALNEVLKEFDNPRVFGDIGCYTLGFLPPFRAIHSCVDMGASITMAKGAADAGQWPAVAVIGDSTFTHSGMTGLLDAINENADITVIISDNLTTGMTGGQDSAGTNKFEAICRGLGLSDEHLKVVVPLPKNMPEITQIIRDEINYHGTSVIIPRRECMQTLQRHLKQKKAQEEKK; via the coding sequence ATGAAAAGACAACTTCTACTTGGTGATGAGGCTATTGCACTGGGTGCGCTTCATGCCGGTCTTTCGGGCGTGTATGCTTATCCAGGTACACCATCGACCGAAATCACGGAGTTTATCCAGGGTAATGCTCTGGCAAAGGAACGCGGCGTTCATAGTCGCTGGTCTACCAACGAGAAAACAGCCATGGAGGCTGCCTTGGGCATGTCGTTTATGGGTAAGCGTGCTTTGGTCTGCATGAAGCACGTGGGTATGAATGTCTGCGCCGATCCGTTTGTTAACAGTGGTATGACAGGTGTTAACGGTGGTGTTGTGGTGCTGGTGGCCGATGACCCATCCATGCATTCTTCGCAGGACGAGCAGGACTCCCGTTTCTATGGTAAGTTTGCGATGGTGCCTATCTTTGAGCCATCCACTCAACAGGAAGCCTACGATATGATGGCTACAGCTTTTGAATACAGCGAGAAGCAATGTCTGCCTGTGTTGATGCGTGTGACCACTCGCATGGCACACAGTCGTGCTGTTGTTGAGTGTGTTGACGAGCCGCGTCAGCAAAACGAGTTGATCTACAATGCGGTGGCTGCTAACTGGGTGTTGCTCCCAGCTAATGCACGTAAGCGCAATGATGTGGTGACAGCCCAACAAGCTTCTCTTGAGGAAGATGCTGCTAATTCACCTTATAATATATATATGGAAGGTCATGACCTTTCACTGGGAATCATTGCCAGTGGTATTGGTTTTAACTATGTGAATGAATGCTTCCCTAACGGTAGTCCTTATCCTATATTGAAGATTTCGCAGTATCCGTTGCCAAAGAAACTTGTTCGCCGATTGATGAGCGAGTGTAAGCAGGTGCTTATAGTAGAGGAAGGACAGCCATTTATTGAGGATATGGTCCGTGGCGTAGGTGATAGTAAGGATATCAAGGGCAAGCTTGATGGTACGTTGCCACGTACGGGAGAGTTGAACCCAGATATCGTGAAGAAGGCATTGGGCATGGAGATTGGGGAGTGTTTCAATCCATGTGCCGATGTGGTACCTCGTCCACCTGCACTCTGTCAGGGTTGTGGTCACCGCGATGTCTATACTGCATTGAACGAAGTGCTGAAGGAATTTGATAATCCTCGTGTCTTTGGCGATATTGGTTGTTATACGCTGGGCTTCTTGCCTCCGTTCCGTGCTATCCATTCATGTGTGGATATGGGTGCGTCGATTACGATGGCAAAGGGCGCTGCCGATGCTGGTCAATGGCCTGCCGTGGCTGTTATCGGCGACTCAACGTTTACGCATAGTGGCATGACAGGTCTGCTGGATGCTATCAATGAGAATGCTGATATTACTGTTATCATCAGTGATAATCTGACTACTGGTATGACGGGTGGTCAGGACTCTGCTGGCACGAATAAGTTTGAGGCCATCTGTCGTGGACTTGGCTTGAGCGATGAGCATCTGAAGGTGGTTGTTCCCCTGCCAAAGAATATGCCTGAGATTACGCAGATTATTCGTGATGAGATTAACTATCATGGCACAAGTGTTATCATTCCGCGCCGTGAGTGCATGCAAACGCTACAGAGACATTTGAAACAGAAAAAAGCACAGGAGGAAAAGAAATGA
- a CDS encoding gamma carbonic anhydrase family protein: MALIKSYKGLTPKWGKDCYFSENATIVGDVTMGDQCSVWFNAVVRGDVAPITIGNCTNVQDGSCVHVTHETGPTHIGNYVTIGHNVTVHACTIHDGALIGMGSTLLDGCEIGEGAIVAAGALVLQNTKIPPHEIWGGVPAKYIKPTRPGQTDNAIHYVEYAKEYMKE, from the coding sequence ATGGCATTGATAAAGTCTTATAAAGGTCTAACGCCGAAATGGGGGAAAGACTGTTATTTCAGTGAGAACGCCACTATCGTTGGTGATGTGACGATGGGTGACCAGTGCTCTGTGTGGTTCAACGCAGTGGTGAGGGGTGATGTGGCTCCTATTACTATTGGCAATTGTACTAATGTACAGGATGGTTCCTGTGTTCACGTGACGCATGAGACGGGCCCGACCCATATTGGTAACTACGTGACCATTGGTCATAATGTTACTGTACATGCTTGTACAATCCATGATGGCGCTCTTATAGGAATGGGCTCAACGCTCCTTGATGGTTGCGAGATTGGCGAGGGTGCTATTGTGGCTGCTGGTGCTCTGGTGCTTCAGAATACGAAGATTCCGCCTCACGAGATATGGGGTGGCGTGCCGGCGAAATATATTAAGCCTACACGTCCGGGACAGACGGATAATGCCATCCACTATGTGGAATATGCCAAGGAATATATGAAAGAATAA
- a CDS encoding glycoside hydrolase family 2 protein: MKKILTTIFALMATVIAVQAEEVPLVGNVYARQTTLLNGDWNYIVDVQEEGYYDYRMNVSRWGFFQNAKPQRPEDLIEYDFDKAAKMRIPGDWNTQDEKLFFYEGTVWFKKSFNYHKQEGRRTLLYFGAVNYDSHVYVNTKHVAHHIGGFTPFNMDVTNELKEGENVVIVKVDNKRHRDNVPTQIFDWWNYGGITRDVMLVDVTPTYIENYKWELCKTQSKNKKQTISLEGNLNKAEAGKQVVISIPELKLKQTATTDAEGRFSTTFTVQKSKLTLWCPNNPKLYNTEMTIGGETLKDQVGFRTIETRGKQILLNGKPIFLHGISIHEEKPNGGGRCNSLDDAKTLLSMAQDLGCNYVRLAHYPHNEFMVREAERRGILVWSEIPVYWTISWKNDNTFNNAKRQLTDMIRRDQNRANVIIWSIANETPHSAERDSFLSRLSQYARSLDDTRLISMAMEVTGASNYVNRLQDNMNKYVDVVSFNQYIGWYRDVNDAPKMKWEIPYDKPVIISEFGGGAKAGYHGAKNQRWTEEFQENLYIENIAMLDKIEGLAGTTPWILKDFRSPRRVLDGIQDYYNRKGLYSDKGEKKKAFFIVKDWYAKKEQWNKQQK, encoded by the coding sequence ATGAAGAAGATTCTAACTACTATTTTTGCACTGATGGCAACAGTCATTGCAGTGCAAGCAGAAGAGGTGCCCTTGGTGGGCAACGTGTATGCACGCCAAACCACACTGCTCAACGGCGATTGGAACTACATCGTTGATGTGCAAGAGGAAGGTTACTATGACTATCGTATGAACGTCAGTCGCTGGGGATTCTTCCAGAATGCCAAGCCTCAGCGTCCGGAGGACCTGATTGAGTACGACTTTGACAAGGCCGCAAAGATGCGTATTCCTGGCGATTGGAACACGCAAGACGAGAAGTTGTTCTTCTACGAGGGAACAGTGTGGTTCAAGAAGTCATTCAACTATCACAAGCAGGAAGGCCGTCGCACATTACTCTACTTTGGAGCCGTAAACTATGACTCGCACGTCTACGTAAACACCAAGCATGTGGCCCATCACATCGGTGGTTTCACACCATTCAACATGGATGTAACCAACGAGTTGAAGGAAGGCGAGAACGTGGTTATCGTGAAGGTAGACAACAAACGCCATCGTGACAACGTGCCCACACAGATTTTCGACTGGTGGAACTACGGCGGCATCACCCGCGACGTGATGCTCGTCGACGTAACCCCCACCTATATTGAGAACTACAAGTGGGAGCTCTGCAAAACACAATCCAAGAACAAGAAGCAGACCATCTCGCTGGAAGGAAACCTGAACAAGGCGGAGGCAGGAAAGCAGGTTGTTATCAGTATCCCCGAGTTGAAATTAAAGCAGACTGCGACCACCGATGCCGAAGGCCGTTTCAGTACCACATTCACTGTTCAGAAGTCTAAGCTTACCCTGTGGTGTCCCAACAATCCAAAGCTATACAACACAGAGATGACCATCGGAGGTGAGACACTGAAGGACCAAGTAGGATTCCGCACCATTGAAACACGCGGCAAGCAGATTTTGCTGAACGGCAAGCCCATCTTCCTCCATGGCATCAGCATCCATGAGGAGAAGCCTAACGGTGGTGGACGCTGCAACTCGCTCGATGATGCCAAGACACTGCTATCAATGGCACAGGACCTAGGCTGCAATTATGTCCGTCTGGCCCACTATCCCCACAACGAGTTTATGGTACGCGAAGCCGAGCGTCGCGGTATTCTGGTATGGAGTGAGATTCCAGTTTACTGGACCATCTCATGGAAGAACGACAATACCTTCAACAATGCCAAGCGTCAGTTGACCGACATGATTCGTCGCGACCAGAACCGTGCCAACGTCATCATCTGGTCTATCGCCAACGAGACTCCCCACTCTGCCGAGCGTGACTCTTTCCTGAGCCGTCTATCACAGTATGCCCGCAGTTTGGACGACACCCGCCTTATCTCTATGGCTATGGAGGTCACTGGTGCATCAAACTACGTGAACCGTCTGCAGGACAACATGAACAAATACGTTGATGTGGTAAGTTTCAACCAGTATATCGGCTGGTATCGCGATGTGAACGACGCTCCCAAGATGAAGTGGGAGATTCCCTACGACAAACCCGTTATCATCAGCGAATTTGGTGGTGGAGCCAAGGCCGGCTATCATGGAGCTAAAAACCAGCGTTGGACAGAGGAGTTCCAGGAGAACCTCTATATTGAGAACATCGCTATGCTCGACAAGATTGAGGGTCTGGCAGGCACCACGCCCTGGATTCTGAAAGATTTCCGTTCACCACGTCGTGTGCTTGACGGTATTCAGGACTACTACAACCGTAAGGGTCTCTACTCAGACAAGGGCGAGAAGAAGAAGGCATTCTTCATCGTGAAAGACTGGTACGCCAAGAAGGAGCAGTGGAACAAACAACAGAAATAA
- a CDS encoding malate dehydrogenase, translated as MAFLTDEKLVIVGAGGMIGSNMVQSVLMLGLTPNICLYDIYEPGVHGVYDEMCHCAFPGANISYTVDPKEAFTGAKYIISSGGAPRKEGMTREDLLKGNCQIAADFGENIKKYCPDVKHVVVIFNPADVTALTALIHSGLKPNQLTSLAALDSTRLQQQLAQEFGVRQDKVTNAFTYGGHGEQMAVFASKALIDGKPLSELPLSDERWAEIKHMTTQGGSNIIKLRGRSSFQSPAYQAVKMIEGAMGGEPFKWPAGCYVNAYGFKNVMMAMPTVIDKDGVHFTQPEGTAEEMAALQASYEHLQKMRDEIISLGIIPAVEDWGKDNANL; from the coding sequence ATGGCTTTTTTAACAGACGAGAAATTGGTGATTGTTGGTGCCGGTGGTATGATCGGTTCTAACATGGTACAGAGTGTGTTGATGCTGGGTCTGACCCCCAACATCTGTTTGTATGATATCTATGAGCCCGGTGTTCATGGCGTGTATGATGAGATGTGTCACTGCGCATTCCCTGGCGCAAACATCTCTTACACCGTTGATCCCAAGGAGGCTTTCACTGGTGCTAAGTACATCATCTCTTCAGGTGGCGCTCCCCGTAAGGAGGGTATGACCCGTGAGGATTTGCTGAAGGGTAACTGCCAGATTGCAGCTGACTTCGGTGAGAACATCAAGAAGTACTGCCCCGATGTGAAGCACGTGGTGGTTATCTTCAATCCTGCTGACGTTACCGCTCTGACCGCTCTGATCCACTCTGGTTTGAAGCCCAACCAGCTGACCTCTCTGGCAGCTCTCGACTCTACCCGTCTGCAGCAGCAGCTGGCTCAGGAGTTCGGTGTTCGTCAGGACAAGGTTACTAACGCTTTCACTTACGGTGGTCACGGTGAGCAGATGGCTGTATTCGCTAGCAAGGCTCTTATCGATGGTAAGCCCCTTTCTGAGCTTCCCCTCTCTGACGAGCGTTGGGCTGAGATTAAGCACATGACAACTCAGGGTGGTAGCAACATCATCAAACTGCGTGGTCGCAGTTCTTTCCAGAGCCCCGCTTATCAGGCTGTTAAGATGATCGAGGGCGCTATGGGTGGTGAGCCTTTCAAGTGGCCTGCTGGTTGCTATGTTAACGCTTATGGCTTCAAGAACGTGATGATGGCTATGCCTACCGTTATCGATAAGGACGGTGTTCACTTCACACAGCCCGAGGGTACTGCTGAGGAGATGGCTGCTTTGCAGGCTTCTTACGAGCACCTGCAGAAGATGCGCGACGAGATTATCTCGCTGGGTATCATCCCCGCTGTTGAGGATTGGGGTAAGGACAATGCCAACCTCTAA